A single Acropora palmata chromosome 5, jaAcrPala1.3, whole genome shotgun sequence DNA region contains:
- the LOC141881900 gene encoding uncharacterized protein LOC141881900 produces the protein MPSTMLDSNLYPPKAKKFAHSYRNTSSGRLTCCGPPLHRLSTNTRIFQPDEMESRIILPPSLLTHLSEEVLVLILEYLDFRSLVMLGKTCRLFHRLCLSDLIWRHLCRVDFDLRTKWPEYTYIYLYEMFYKAEVLKNDHNFFRPVSQLKTSVIVWYLLNPVPPSQSVSHLTASQAKSIWGLTDDELEANYHESHREREIHDDFPSNYYEWTSLYKLFVRKHGGIRQMQTYVLKRCLRNRQALEEHFQLSLHSSRQQKWYQFLEDGDAGNRKALKALTEHMPRVTHSYMLHQITAMYIDGHLKGGFQTVKAYADFCGYFKNWLDAKSIKLWVPRQGDMVAEDYRACLEYVNVELARHAEEIELTVNDFMSKAKPYVERLHEVWVWQNRKGTAYRKEHRPSSVVRRHKCYREFLEKGNLEDFTRLKMYFERKEVVVAWFKDNSWLHTLLGDNVLRPLRPACLSSEISSSHFSTDCVSNLVQRFLETGRRSDFNKIRMKLSEMGSIQLQNLRCKSRQLRDAIQQEVMKEDCVFVNDFEERNLMNFLVSDRFSDYGRRIEVVTLD, from the exons ATGCCGTCAACGATGTTAGACTCAAATCTTTATCCACCCAAAGCGAAAAAATTTGCTCATAGTTATCGGAATACAAGCTCTGGGAGGTTGACTTGCTGCGGACCGCCTTTACACAGATTATCAACCAACACCAGGATATTTCAGCCCGATGAGATGGAGTCTCGAATTATTTTGCCTCCATCTTTATTGACTCACTTAAGCGAGGAGGTTCTTGTTCTTATTTTGGAATATTTGGACTTCAGGAGTCTTGTAATGCTGGGCAAAACTTGTCGGCTATTTCATCGACTCTGTCTTTCGGATCTCATATGGCGTCATCTGTGTAGG GTGGATTTTGATCTGAGGACAAAGTGGCCAGAATACACTTATATTTACCTCTATGAAATGTTTTACAAAGCTGAAGTTCTTAAAAATGACCACAACTTTTTTAGACCTGTTAGTCAACTCAAAACTTCTGTTATAGTTTGGTATCTTTTAAACCCTGTTCCACCATCTCAGAGTGTAAGTCATTTAACAGCAAGTCAGGCAAAATCCATATGGGGATTGACCGATGATGAACTTGAAGCAAATTATCATGAATCTCATAGAG AAAGAGAAATTCATGACGACTTTCCTTCAAATTACTATGAATGGACTAGTTTATATAAGCTTTTTGTTAGAAAACATGGTGGAATTAGGCAAATGCAGACTTATGTTCTCAAGAGGTGCCTAAGAAATCGACAAGCTCTTGAGGAACATTTTCAACTCTCTCTACACTCTTCGCGGCAACAAAAATGGTATCAGTTCTTAGAGGATGGAGATGCTGGAAATCGCAAGGCCCTGAAAGCATTGACAGAACATATGCCAAGAGTAACACATAGCTACATGCTTCACCAG ATCACTGCAATGTATATAGATGGTCATCTGAAAGGAGGTTTCCAAACTGTTAAAGCTTATGCCGATTTCTGTGGTTACTTCAAGAACTGGTTGGATGCAAAAAGCATCAAACTCTGGGTACCCCGGCAGGGAGATATGGTGGCAGAGGACTACAGAGCGTGTTTGGAGTACGTCAATGTTGAG CTTGCAAGGCATGCAGAGGAGATTGAATTGACAGTAAATGATTTTATGAGCAAAGCAAAGCCATATGTGGAAAGACTCCATGAAGTGTGGGTTTGGCAGAATCGCAAAGGAACAGCTTACAGAAAGGAGCATAGACCTTCATCGGTTGTCAGACGGCATAAATGTTACAG GGAATTCCTTGAAAAGGGCAACCTCGAAGATTTCACAAGGTTGAAAATGTACTTTGAAAGGAAAGAGGTTGTCGTAGCTTGGTTCAAAGACAACAGCTGGCTGCATACGCTGTTAGGAGATAACGTCTTACGGCCCCTTCGACCCGCGTGTTTGTCATCAGAAATCTCTTCGTCTCATTTTTCCACCGACTGTGTTTCAAATCTGGTTCAGAG GTTCCTCGAAACTGGACGTCGGTCGGATTTCAACAAAATCCGCATGAAACTTTCGGAAATGGGCTCAATACAGCTACAGAATCTCCGTTGCAAATCTCGGCAGCTTCGAGACGCCATACAACAAGAGGTGATGAAAGAGGACTGTGTGTTCGTCAACGATTTTGAGGAGAGAAATCTCATGAACTTTCTTGTCAGTGATCGTTTCTCAGATTACGGACGAAGGATAGAAGTTGTCACCTTGGACTAG